Proteins encoded in a region of the Pontibacillus halophilus JSM 076056 = DSM 19796 genome:
- a CDS encoding stage V sporulation protein D: MKRVSNVTLRKRLVTVFLLAMVVFLVIDSRLGYVQFIIGDTLMERAKESWSRDIPFEPERGDITDRNGVVLAENVSAPSVMVVPRQIKNPQQTAEQLAAVLDMDVEKAYTYVTKNKSIERLHPEGRKISEEQADEIRTLNMPGVYIAEDSKRHYPKEEYLSHVLGFSGIDNQGLMGLELFYDEQLSGEKGHLSFFSDAKGRRLPDIADVYEAPKDGYDLALTVDDRLQTIVERELDLAEAKYEPDGAVAIAMDPDTGEILAMSSRPTFNPENYQEVSQEVYNRNLPIWSTYEPGSTFKIITLAAALEENLVDLENDSFYDGGSTKVGGATLRCWKRGGHGSQSFLEVVQNSCNPGFVELGERLGKEDLFSYIKDFGFGSKTGIDLQGEGSGILFSEDRVGPVELATTAFGQGVSVTPIQQVTAVAAAVNGGYLYEPYIAKSWTDPATGEVVQETEPTMKKQVISEDTSKEIRLALESVVAKGTGRGAFADGYRVGGKTGTAQKVGADGRYMENNHVVSFIGFAPADDPEIVVYVAIDNPKNTVQFGGVVAAPIVGNIMEDGLRALGVKKRTDGLEKEYQWPDAPIIELPDLVGLKTKELNNYLINVSVETSGTGPYIVGQAPKAGTKIEEGSTIRLYLSDSPDDKALDEKDDES; the protein is encoded by the coding sequence ATGAAACGTGTATCAAATGTGACCTTGCGTAAACGGTTAGTCACTGTTTTTCTTTTGGCCATGGTTGTCTTCCTCGTAATTGACTCGAGGCTTGGGTATGTGCAGTTTATCATTGGAGATACATTGATGGAGCGGGCGAAGGAATCGTGGAGTCGCGACATCCCGTTTGAACCTGAACGAGGGGACATCACAGACCGTAATGGTGTAGTACTTGCTGAAAATGTTTCGGCACCATCAGTGATGGTCGTGCCAAGACAGATTAAAAACCCACAACAGACTGCGGAACAGCTTGCAGCGGTCTTAGACATGGATGTCGAGAAAGCATACACATACGTTACAAAGAACAAGTCTATTGAGCGTCTTCATCCAGAAGGCCGTAAAATCTCCGAAGAACAGGCTGATGAAATTCGAACGTTGAATATGCCTGGCGTGTACATTGCCGAAGATTCAAAACGGCATTATCCGAAAGAAGAGTATTTATCCCATGTTCTAGGCTTTAGTGGCATTGATAACCAAGGATTGATGGGCTTGGAGTTATTCTATGACGAGCAATTGAGCGGGGAGAAAGGGCACTTGTCGTTCTTCTCAGATGCAAAGGGGAGACGACTTCCTGACATAGCGGATGTCTATGAAGCTCCAAAGGATGGGTATGACTTAGCCCTTACAGTTGACGACCGCTTGCAGACCATAGTGGAGAGAGAGTTGGACTTGGCTGAAGCAAAGTACGAGCCCGATGGAGCAGTTGCCATAGCGATGGACCCTGATACGGGAGAAATCTTGGCGATGTCGAGTCGACCAACGTTCAACCCGGAGAACTATCAAGAAGTTTCTCAGGAAGTGTACAACCGAAATTTGCCCATTTGGAGTACGTATGAACCTGGTTCTACGTTTAAGATCATCACGCTTGCCGCCGCATTAGAAGAAAACCTTGTGGATCTTGAGAATGATTCATTTTACGACGGTGGTTCTACGAAAGTTGGAGGAGCGACACTTCGTTGTTGGAAACGAGGAGGCCATGGAAGCCAATCATTCCTAGAAGTTGTACAAAACTCCTGTAACCCAGGATTTGTGGAGCTTGGAGAACGACTTGGGAAAGAAGATTTGTTCTCGTACATTAAGGATTTCGGATTTGGATCAAAGACAGGTATCGACCTTCAAGGCGAAGGGTCTGGGATCTTATTCTCTGAAGATCGTGTTGGTCCTGTTGAGCTAGCGACAACAGCCTTTGGTCAAGGTGTATCAGTGACTCCCATCCAACAAGTAACAGCCGTCGCTGCTGCTGTTAATGGGGGCTATTTATACGAGCCTTACATTGCGAAGTCTTGGACAGACCCAGCAACTGGTGAGGTCGTCCAAGAGACGGAGCCGACTATGAAGAAGCAGGTGATCTCAGAAGATACTTCAAAGGAAATTCGCCTTGCTCTTGAGAGTGTCGTCGCAAAAGGTACTGGTAGAGGGGCGTTTGCTGATGGCTACCGCGTTGGAGGTAAGACAGGTACCGCTCAAAAAGTAGGAGCGGACGGACGTTACATGGAGAACAACCACGTTGTCTCATTTATTGGATTCGCACCTGCAGATGACCCTGAAATAGTTGTTTATGTAGCAATCGACAATCCGAAGAACACCGTTCAGTTCGGTGGAGTTGTTGCTGCTCCTATTGTAGGGAATATCATGGAAGATGGCCTTCGAGCGTTAGGCGTTAAGAAGCGAACGGATGGTCTAGAGAAAGAATATCAATGGCCAGATGCTCCAATTATTGAACTTCCTGATTTGGTCGGCCTAAAAACGAAGGAATTGAATAACTATTTAATCAACGTATCTGTAGAAACGAGTGGCACGGGACCATACATTGTCGGTCAAGCGCCGAAAGCAGGTACGAAAATTGAGGAAGGCTCTACCATTCGACTCTATTTATCAGACTCTCCTGATGACAAAGCACTAGATGAAAAAGACGACGAATCATAA
- a CDS encoding UDP-N-acetylmuramoyl-tripeptide--D-alanyl-D-alanine ligase, which yields MIFTTKWLSKWFTHFQGSIDEGRIEAVFTDSRKQVANGLFIPLEGENFDGHTFIDSAIDQGAVATFWNREKELPAHLPKDFPVFFVEDTLVALQQLAHQYRMEINPTVIGVTGSNGKTTTKDLIGSVLGVSFQTHRTAGNYNNHIGLPLTILSMPRGTEMLVLEMGMNHFGEIEQLSTIAQPDYAIITNIGESHIEYLGSREGIAQAKTEILAGMKESGRVFLDGDEPLLAPLHTRERVVSCGYDGKNRCHITNVSMSERSTTFTINDTESYEIGMLGKHNVKNASYAIMLGKAIGMEPVHIQEGLHSIEMTGMRFETVDGPKSSIIINDAYNASPTSMEASIGVVKEMDVKGKRIVVLGDIFELGAHRDEFHRQVAQSVTSPIDLLLTVGEASALITEEVRREEAVEAKHFTTKEDLVRELNERIEPHSLILLKASRGMKLETILDELTY from the coding sequence ATGATATTTACGACGAAATGGTTGAGTAAGTGGTTTACACATTTTCAAGGATCCATTGATGAAGGACGTATTGAAGCGGTATTTACGGATAGCCGTAAACAGGTAGCAAACGGTCTATTCATCCCACTAGAAGGGGAGAATTTTGATGGTCACACATTCATCGATAGTGCCATAGACCAAGGTGCCGTTGCGACCTTTTGGAACCGTGAGAAAGAACTGCCGGCTCACCTTCCTAAGGACTTCCCTGTCTTCTTCGTTGAGGATACGCTTGTTGCATTGCAACAACTCGCTCACCAGTACAGAATGGAGATTAATCCAACTGTTATAGGCGTAACGGGCTCAAATGGAAAGACAACTACGAAAGATTTAATTGGTTCTGTCTTGGGTGTATCGTTTCAAACTCATCGTACAGCTGGCAATTATAATAACCACATTGGTCTGCCGCTTACAATCTTGTCCATGCCTCGTGGCACGGAAATGCTCGTACTTGAAATGGGCATGAACCATTTTGGTGAGATTGAACAGTTGTCTACTATCGCACAACCCGACTACGCAATCATTACCAACATAGGAGAATCTCATATTGAGTACCTTGGCTCAAGAGAAGGAATTGCTCAAGCTAAGACGGAAATATTAGCAGGGATGAAAGAGTCTGGACGAGTGTTTCTTGATGGAGATGAGCCATTGCTCGCTCCGCTGCACACAAGAGAACGTGTTGTGTCATGCGGCTACGATGGAAAGAACCGATGCCACATCACAAATGTTTCTATGAGTGAACGCTCGACAACCTTTACCATTAACGATACAGAGTCATACGAAATCGGGATGTTAGGGAAGCATAATGTAAAGAATGCTTCCTATGCAATCATGCTTGGTAAAGCGATTGGGATGGAGCCTGTTCACATACAGGAGGGCCTACACTCGATAGAAATGACAGGCATGCGCTTTGAAACGGTAGATGGGCCTAAGTCGTCCATTATTATCAACGACGCATACAATGCCTCGCCTACTTCCATGGAAGCTTCGATTGGAGTAGTGAAGGAGATGGATGTTAAGGGGAAACGAATTGTCGTCTTAGGTGATATCTTTGAACTTGGTGCACACCGAGATGAATTTCATCGCCAAGTCGCTCAATCCGTCACATCTCCAATTGATCTCTTGCTTACAGTCGGGGAAGCTTCAGCGCTGATTACAGAAGAAGTGCGTCGTGAAGAAGCGGTCGAAGCAAAGCACTTCACGACGAAGGAAGACTTGGTTCGTGAACTAAACGAGCGTATAGAGCCTCATTCACTCATTCTGTTGAAAGCATCAAGAGGTATGAAATTAGAAACGATACTAGACGAACTAACTTATTAA
- a CDS encoding UDP-N-acetylmuramoyl-L-alanyl-D-glutamate--2,6-diaminopimelate ligase produces the protein MKLVDLMATLQVYELTKPIQHINITGIEMDSRAVEENNLFICIDGFTVDGHNFAEQAVQKGACAILAERPLDVSVPVMLVKDTKKAMAVLANTYYNQPTQSLRLFGVTGTNGKTSVTYLLESIYKTHEEKTGLIGTIQMKIGDETREVKNTTPDALALQRFFKEMVDEGVQTAFMEVSSHALSMGRTFGCDYDIAIYTNLSQDHLDYHDTMEDYLKAKTLLFTGLGNQYTTGRPKFGIVNADDHYHEAFMNATAQQVVTYGIDSDADVTATNIELSAKGTSFVLRTPQGSVDIESSLIGKFSVYNMLAAATGAWMAGVPLATIQQAFHTTEGIRGRFEPVLAGQEYGVIVDYAHTPDSLENVLTTVKNFAEGNVYVVVGCGGDRDRTKRPLMAKVAVEYADVAIFTSDNPRTEQPAAILQDMEEGVDVGSYKTIEDRREAIGYAIQHASKDDVVLIAGKGHETYQIVGEEVKHFDDVEVAREHILANK, from the coding sequence ATGAAACTAGTCGACTTAATGGCGACTCTCCAAGTATATGAATTAACAAAACCAATCCAACATATAAACATAACAGGGATCGAGATGGACTCTCGCGCTGTAGAAGAAAACAACTTATTTATTTGCATTGATGGCTTTACCGTAGATGGACATAATTTCGCTGAACAAGCAGTACAAAAAGGGGCCTGTGCGATTCTTGCAGAAAGGCCTCTTGATGTTTCTGTTCCTGTCATGCTTGTGAAAGACACAAAAAAAGCTATGGCTGTATTGGCGAATACATACTATAACCAGCCAACGCAATCCCTCCGCTTATTCGGAGTGACAGGAACGAACGGAAAAACGTCCGTCACCTACCTATTAGAGTCTATTTACAAAACTCATGAAGAGAAGACAGGACTCATCGGAACGATTCAAATGAAAATCGGAGATGAGACGCGTGAAGTGAAAAACACGACGCCTGATGCTCTCGCATTACAACGTTTCTTTAAAGAGATGGTGGATGAAGGTGTTCAGACAGCCTTTATGGAGGTATCCTCTCACGCGTTAAGCATGGGCAGAACATTCGGTTGCGACTACGACATCGCTATTTATACGAACCTATCTCAAGATCATTTGGATTACCATGACACAATGGAAGACTACTTAAAGGCAAAGACTTTACTCTTCACAGGTCTTGGGAACCAATACACGACAGGAAGACCGAAATTCGGTATTGTAAATGCGGACGATCACTATCATGAGGCGTTCATGAACGCTACCGCTCAACAGGTCGTCACGTACGGAATTGACTCCGATGCTGATGTGACGGCTACGAACATTGAATTAAGTGCTAAAGGAACATCGTTTGTGTTACGAACTCCACAAGGTAGTGTAGACATTGAAAGTTCACTTATTGGAAAGTTCAGTGTTTACAATATGTTAGCAGCAGCAACCGGAGCGTGGATGGCTGGAGTACCTCTTGCGACCATTCAACAAGCTTTTCATACCACTGAAGGAATTCGGGGTCGTTTCGAACCTGTATTGGCAGGCCAAGAGTATGGAGTGATTGTAGACTACGCACACACGCCTGACTCATTAGAGAATGTTCTTACAACCGTGAAGAATTTCGCGGAGGGGAATGTGTATGTGGTGGTCGGTTGTGGGGGAGACCGTGATCGAACGAAACGCCCACTAATGGCCAAAGTAGCAGTAGAGTATGCGGACGTTGCAATATTTACTTCTGACAATCCTCGTACAGAACAACCAGCAGCCATTCTTCAAGATATGGAAGAGGGAGTAGATGTTGGTTCTTATAAGACAATTGAGGACCGACGAGAAGCAATTGGGTATGCGATTCAGCATGCGTCTAAAGATGATGTTGTGCTCATAGCAGGCAAAGGGCACGAGACGTATCAAATCGTAGGTGAAGAAGTGAAGCATTTTGATGATGTTGAAGTAGCAAGAGAACACATTCTTGCCAACAAATAA
- the spoVE gene encoding stage V sporulation protein E — translation MFWTRSKRNPKEAPDLIMLIVILSLLLVGVIMVYSASAIWADYKFDDSFYFAKRQLLFATVGIMAMFFFMNVHYLTWRNVSKILLVVCFIMLIGVLIPGVGMVRGGARSWIGVGAFSIQPSEFMKLGLIIFLAKYLSEKQRVITSFRKGFLPSLSLVFLAFAIIMLQPDLGTGVVLVGTCMLMIFVSGARIAHFVGLGALGLVGFIALIASAPYRIKRITAFLNPWEDPLGAGFQIIQSLYAIGPGGLMGLGLGQSLQKFFYLPEPQTDFIFAILAEELGFIGGTFVLLLFFLLLWRGIRVALAAPDMYASLLALGIVGMITIQVMINISVVIGLMPVTGITLPFLSYGGSSLTLMLCSVGILLNISRYAKL, via the coding sequence ATGTTTTGGACAAGAAGTAAGCGAAATCCTAAAGAGGCGCCCGACCTAATCATGCTCATCGTCATCCTGAGTTTATTGCTCGTTGGCGTCATCATGGTGTACAGTGCGTCGGCGATTTGGGCAGATTATAAATTCGATGATTCCTTTTATTTCGCTAAACGTCAGCTGCTATTTGCGACAGTTGGGATTATGGCCATGTTCTTCTTTATGAATGTTCACTACCTTACGTGGAGAAACGTATCAAAGATCTTGTTAGTTGTCTGTTTTATTATGCTTATCGGGGTACTTATTCCTGGTGTCGGAATGGTGAGGGGCGGAGCTAGAAGTTGGATTGGAGTCGGTGCATTTAGTATTCAGCCTTCAGAATTTATGAAACTCGGGCTAATCATTTTCTTAGCGAAGTATTTAAGTGAGAAGCAACGGGTTATTACTTCATTTCGTAAAGGGTTCCTGCCCTCGTTATCGCTCGTATTTCTAGCGTTCGCAATCATTATGCTTCAGCCAGACTTAGGGACAGGCGTTGTGTTAGTGGGAACCTGTATGCTGATGATTTTCGTATCTGGAGCTCGTATTGCGCATTTCGTAGGATTAGGAGCACTCGGGCTTGTTGGATTTATTGCGTTAATTGCATCGGCACCTTATCGGATTAAACGTATTACAGCGTTCTTAAACCCATGGGAAGACCCTCTTGGAGCAGGGTTTCAAATCATTCAATCTCTCTATGCGATTGGTCCAGGTGGATTGATGGGGCTTGGACTTGGACAAAGCTTGCAGAAATTCTTCTACTTACCAGAACCGCAAACGGACTTTATCTTTGCTATTCTCGCAGAAGAATTAGGATTCATAGGGGGGACGTTCGTATTACTTCTCTTCTTCTTGCTCTTGTGGAGAGGAATTCGTGTAGCGTTAGCAGCCCCTGATATGTATGCAAGCTTATTAGCACTTGGCATTGTTGGCATGATTACCATTCAAGTCATGATTAACATCAGTGTCGTCATTGGGTTGATGCCAGTAACTGGAATCACCTTACCCTTCTTAAGTTATGGGGGCTCCTCTCTCACACTTATGCTCTGTTCGGTAGGGATTCTATTGAATATCAGTCGATATGCAAAATTATGA
- a CDS encoding penicillin-binding protein, whose translation MAARKSKSTHRVAKLLMFFFTIVFTVLFGRFVYIQATGQIQGVDLEQWAKKKRTSSYTLSAERGNIMDRNGMTLAYDRPTYTVQAIIDETYSKDVPSNRDPLHVDDIDKTAQALAPILGMEESEIHARLEKEGPFQVEFGSKGTNLSQDQKDKIEELELPGIIFSEEPTRFYPNGTFASHILGFTQADETGELTGAMGIEEQKEELLKGEDGAISYERDKYNDKLLDPNEVIKEPDDGSNVYLTIDQKVQTFLEDAMSKVNEQYQPKSMTAVVMDPKTGEILALSNRPSFNPNLRSNIQNWYNDVIARPFEPGSTMKIFTFASAIDAGVYNGEASFQSGSYQPDGSSDDIHDHNNGEGWGAIPYDEGFARSSNVAAGKVAYEMLGPELYREYLEKFNLTKETGIDLPGEASGRLVYDTPLDVITTSFGQATTVTPIQQLMAASAVANDGKMMKPYVISEVIDPDTGDTLEEKKSEVAGEPISSDAAKQTRQLMEKVVHSEEGTGKVYALNDYTVAGKTGTAQIVDPETRRYMTGKGNHIFSFLGMAPADDPELMMYVSVEQPELEPTEVGNEPSSHIFKTVMENSLHYLDIQPDKSNVVKKMKQVDLTDVTEMSVTKAKKELSQAGLEPFVLGSGGEVTEMLPMPNQSLLEGERVFLKTNGTIRMPDLTGWSLREVLNFGKLSGLKVNYIGNGFVYDQGIQPDAKITEDTYLTVDLKPPNEQAPKDEDGQTEEDEEETIENEE comes from the coding sequence ATGGCAGCAAGAAAGAGTAAGTCAACACACCGAGTGGCTAAGTTGCTCATGTTCTTCTTCACCATTGTGTTCACCGTACTCTTCGGACGTTTCGTATACATACAAGCGACGGGACAAATACAAGGTGTCGACTTAGAACAATGGGCAAAGAAGAAGCGGACATCCAGCTACACCTTAAGTGCAGAGCGGGGAAATATTATGGACAGGAATGGGATGACCCTTGCATACGATCGTCCAACCTATACCGTACAGGCAATTATTGATGAGACGTATTCAAAGGATGTCCCTTCCAACAGAGACCCATTGCACGTAGATGATATAGATAAGACAGCACAAGCGCTTGCGCCAATCTTGGGAATGGAAGAAAGCGAGATTCATGCCCGTCTTGAGAAAGAAGGTCCATTCCAAGTTGAATTTGGCTCTAAAGGAACGAATCTTTCTCAAGATCAGAAAGACAAGATTGAGGAGCTTGAACTTCCTGGAATCATTTTCTCAGAAGAACCAACGCGCTTTTACCCAAATGGAACATTTGCTTCCCATATCCTTGGGTTTACACAAGCGGATGAAACCGGTGAACTTACCGGGGCAATGGGGATTGAAGAACAGAAGGAAGAACTCCTTAAGGGAGAAGATGGGGCTATCTCCTATGAACGAGACAAGTATAATGATAAGCTCCTTGACCCAAATGAAGTGATCAAGGAACCTGATGATGGTTCAAACGTATATTTAACGATTGACCAAAAGGTTCAAACTTTCCTTGAGGATGCGATGTCGAAGGTGAACGAACAGTACCAGCCTAAAAGCATGACGGCTGTTGTAATGGATCCAAAGACAGGGGAGATTCTTGCATTAAGCAATCGACCAAGCTTTAATCCAAATTTGCGATCCAATATTCAAAATTGGTATAACGATGTCATCGCAAGACCCTTTGAACCTGGATCTACGATGAAGATCTTCACATTTGCGTCTGCGATTGATGCTGGCGTATACAACGGAGAAGCGAGCTTTCAATCTGGAAGCTATCAACCAGATGGTTCTTCAGACGACATTCATGACCATAATAATGGTGAGGGTTGGGGGGCAATTCCTTATGATGAAGGTTTTGCACGCTCATCAAACGTTGCAGCAGGCAAGGTTGCGTATGAAATGCTTGGGCCTGAATTGTATCGAGAATACCTAGAGAAATTTAACCTCACTAAAGAAACGGGCATTGATCTCCCTGGGGAAGCATCTGGTCGACTTGTCTATGACACCCCGCTTGACGTAATTACAACGTCCTTTGGCCAAGCCACAACGGTAACGCCTATTCAACAGTTGATGGCGGCAAGTGCCGTGGCGAACGATGGCAAGATGATGAAGCCTTATGTCATTTCAGAAGTAATCGACCCTGACACAGGGGACACACTTGAGGAGAAGAAATCTGAAGTGGCAGGAGAACCCATTTCAAGTGATGCCGCCAAACAAACCAGACAGCTAATGGAGAAAGTTGTCCATAGTGAAGAAGGTACAGGTAAAGTTTACGCATTGAACGATTACACAGTTGCTGGGAAGACCGGAACCGCACAAATTGTCGATCCAGAGACGAGGAGATATATGACCGGTAAAGGCAATCATATCTTTAGCTTTCTTGGTATGGCGCCAGCGGACGACCCTGAGTTAATGATGTATGTCTCTGTGGAGCAGCCGGAGCTTGAACCTACGGAAGTTGGAAATGAGCCTTCTTCCCACATATTCAAAACCGTAATGGAGAATAGTCTTCACTATTTGGACATACAACCAGATAAATCGAATGTAGTGAAGAAGATGAAGCAGGTTGACCTAACTGATGTAACAGAAATGTCTGTGACAAAAGCGAAGAAAGAGTTGTCTCAAGCAGGTCTTGAACCCTTTGTTCTTGGTTCCGGAGGGGAAGTGACAGAAATGCTTCCTATGCCGAACCAGTCTTTATTAGAAGGGGAGCGGGTATTCCTTAAAACAAATGGAACCATCCGAATGCCTGACTTGACTGGCTGGTCCCTTCGTGAAGTGTTGAATTTCGGTAAACTTTCAGGTTTGAAAGTGAACTATATCGGCAATGGATTTGTATACGACCAAGGGATACAACCAGATGCCAAGATCACAGAAGATACGTATCTGACCGTTGACTTGAAACCACCGAATGAACAAGCACCAAAAGATGAGGACGGTCAGACTGAAGAGGACGAAGAAGAAACAATAGAAAATGAAGAGTAA
- the murD gene encoding UDP-N-acetylmuramoyl-L-alanine--D-glutamate ligase — MNRLNQFPYQHALVLGLAKSGQAAAEILHSNGVQVRVNDQKPFEENEQAQSLHEQGMDVVTGAHPLSVLDDVQVVVKNPGIPYDNPIVVEAVHRGLPILTEVELVNYLHDGPIVAITGSNGKTTTTTLVYEMLKQSGKNVHIAGNIGQVASKVALHTEKDDILVIELSSFQLLGTEAFHPTVSVFLNLFEAHLDYHKTMEHYGDSKAMIFRNQTEEDWVVYNEENEYVRKLANKARAKKVPFSSVNPIKDGVWADDFHIYVQDEPIVAKEQILLEGTHNLENIMAASQAAKLVGATNEGIQQVLATFTGVKHRFQFVCEIEGRRFFNDSKATNILATTKALAAFHTPTILLAGGLDRGNEFDELAPYLKHVTAMVLFGETAEKLQRVGEEQGIKTIVQVDNVKQAAETAFDISEEGDVILLSPACASWDQYRTFEERGDMFMDAVHTLK, encoded by the coding sequence GTGAACAGATTAAATCAGTTTCCGTATCAGCACGCATTAGTGCTTGGCCTTGCGAAATCAGGTCAAGCAGCAGCCGAAATCCTTCATTCGAATGGTGTACAGGTTCGAGTGAATGATCAAAAGCCGTTTGAAGAGAATGAACAGGCTCAATCGCTTCATGAACAAGGAATGGATGTCGTAACCGGAGCTCATCCACTATCTGTATTGGATGATGTTCAAGTGGTGGTTAAGAACCCGGGCATCCCTTACGACAATCCAATCGTGGTCGAGGCCGTTCATCGAGGCTTACCAATCCTTACAGAAGTGGAACTCGTCAATTACCTTCATGATGGCCCAATCGTAGCGATAACAGGGTCTAATGGGAAGACAACGACGACAACACTTGTCTATGAAATGTTGAAGCAAAGTGGGAAGAACGTCCACATTGCAGGGAACATTGGTCAAGTTGCGAGCAAAGTCGCTCTTCATACAGAGAAGGACGATATTCTCGTTATAGAGCTTTCTTCCTTCCAACTTCTCGGTACAGAGGCGTTTCATCCGACTGTTTCTGTGTTCTTAAATCTGTTTGAAGCGCACCTTGATTATCATAAGACCATGGAACATTATGGGGACTCAAAAGCGATGATCTTCCGTAACCAGACTGAAGAAGACTGGGTCGTCTACAATGAGGAAAACGAATACGTTCGAAAGTTGGCGAACAAGGCAAGAGCGAAGAAAGTTCCATTCTCAAGCGTGAATCCTATAAAGGATGGCGTTTGGGCGGATGACTTCCATATCTATGTACAAGATGAGCCTATTGTAGCTAAGGAACAAATTCTATTAGAAGGAACACACAACCTAGAGAATATTATGGCAGCAAGCCAAGCTGCAAAGTTAGTCGGGGCTACAAATGAAGGGATTCAACAAGTGTTAGCAACGTTTACGGGTGTTAAACACCGATTCCAGTTTGTATGTGAAATTGAAGGAAGAAGGTTCTTTAACGATTCTAAAGCAACCAATATTCTTGCAACGACAAAAGCATTAGCCGCCTTTCACACTCCTACCATCTTGCTTGCTGGAGGGTTAGACCGAGGCAATGAATTCGATGAACTCGCTCCTTATTTGAAACATGTAACTGCGATGGTTCTGTTCGGTGAAACCGCAGAAAAATTACAGCGTGTTGGCGAAGAGCAAGGAATAAAGACAATTGTACAAGTCGATAATGTTAAACAAGCAGCCGAAACGGCGTTTGACATCTCTGAAGAAGGAGACGTCATTCTACTTTCCCCAGCCTGTGCAAGCTGGGATCAGTATCGCACCTTTGAAGAACGTGGAGACATGTTTATGGATGCGGTGCATACATTGAAGTAG
- the mraY gene encoding phospho-N-acetylmuramoyl-pentapeptide-transferase has translation MLVAFLITVLISPIMIPFLRRLKFGQSIRDEGPKSHQKKSGTPTMGGMMILVSIAITTIAMTWTFNAGQFNFEVFILLFVTIGFGLIGFLDDYIKVAKKRNLGLTSKQKLAAQFVIALITYIILERNGFSTYIEIPFTSIQFELGWAYGILILLMLVGSSNAVNLTDGLDGLLAGTSAIAFGAFGLLAWHGQPQFEVSVFALAVVGATLGFLVFNAHPAKVFAGDTGSLALGGAIATVAILTKLEILLVIIGGVFVLETLSVMIQVISFKTTGKRVFKMSPLHHHYELIGWSEWRVVTTFWMVGLVFAALGIYIEVWM, from the coding sequence ATGCTAGTAGCATTTCTCATTACCGTCCTTATTTCTCCGATAATGATTCCATTCTTACGTCGTTTGAAATTTGGACAAAGCATTCGTGATGAAGGACCGAAATCACACCAAAAGAAATCTGGTACACCAACAATGGGAGGCATGATGATCCTTGTATCTATTGCGATTACCACAATTGCAATGACATGGACATTCAATGCTGGGCAATTTAATTTTGAAGTCTTTATCCTTCTTTTCGTTACGATTGGATTTGGTTTAATTGGCTTCCTAGACGACTATATTAAAGTTGCAAAGAAACGTAACCTTGGACTGACGTCAAAGCAAAAGCTTGCTGCACAGTTTGTGATTGCTCTTATTACGTACATCATACTAGAACGGAACGGGTTTTCAACGTACATTGAAATTCCATTTACAAGCATTCAATTCGAACTTGGATGGGCATACGGAATTCTCATCCTACTTATGCTTGTAGGCTCTTCAAACGCAGTTAATTTAACAGATGGACTAGACGGCTTGTTGGCAGGAACATCAGCCATTGCATTCGGAGCCTTTGGTTTGTTGGCTTGGCATGGTCAGCCGCAATTTGAAGTATCTGTATTCGCTTTAGCGGTTGTCGGAGCAACGTTAGGTTTCTTAGTATTTAATGCCCATCCGGCTAAAGTCTTTGCAGGAGATACAGGGTCACTCGCGCTTGGCGGTGCTATTGCAACAGTGGCCATCTTAACGAAGCTTGAGATTCTCCTTGTCATTATTGGAGGGGTGTTCGTACTCGAGACACTATCTGTCATGATTCAGGTTATATCGTTTAAAACAACCGGAAAGCGGGTCTTCAAGATGAGTCCGCTCCACCATCACTATGAACTAATTGGATGGTCAGAATGGCGAGTTGTCACGACATTCTGGATGGTCGGACTCGTATTCGCTGCATTAGGAATTTATATCGAGGTGTGGATGTAG